The genome window CGCTACCCGCGTAGTCGGTCTCAGGAAGGTCGCTGGGGAAGAGACCGTGATGACAGGGACCGGATGGACCGGATGGATCGCTATGCTGACCCAGATACCCGACGAGACATTCGAGACGATCGCGACCCCCGCGACCGTGAACTGTTCCGAAACAAATTAGAGGCTCGTGCCAATGCCGGACACGACTCGGGACTTTCCAGCAAAGAGGTATCACCGCCTCCTGCCGCGCCTTCTGCATCTGCTTTCGGACCCGTTCCTAATCGAGGATTGAGTGTTGGAGAGGGTTATGTTTCAGCCAGCGCTGCAACAAAAATCCCGCCGACAGCCCCCCGCGCTTTCAATGATCGCCCTCCGTCAGCGGGACACGACCCAACAATGCCGTCAGTCGGTCTCGGTAAAGGCATGATGCATGATGGCCCCTCGATTCCAGTTGGTCCCAGAGCCCAGCAGCCGCCGCCACCAAGGCCTTCTAGCAAGCAGTGGATCAATCCCAATCTAAAGAAGGGGCCTGACTCTCCTAAGTTGATGAGGTCACCAAGCTTTGTGCAACAACGACCACCCTTACGCCGCGGTAGTTCCCAGTATGATCATTATCACGATGATGAAAGGCGGCCACGTAGTAGCGATGCGAAGTCGGAACCACATTACGATAATCGTGCGCGAACTAATTATAGCGCGGAACCTGGAGAAATAACTGTCAAGTCCGAACGGGAGTCTCAATCTGCAAGGGCATCGATGGATAGAGATACACGACCTGCTAATGCTTCCAGACGGGATTCTTATCGATCTGGCCCTTCACCTACCATGGAGAACATGCCCAGATTTGGCCAGGAGTCAGAACTACGCGCAAGGGACCCAAGGGAAGCTCCGAAGGAAGCGCCCCGAAGAAAACGCTCGCAACCAATAATCAGAGCGGTCAGGTTCGAAGTTCCCCCGAAACTAGCACCTGTGGAGCAGAACTCCGAATctgacgacgatgatgatatggCCGACTATTTCGACATGGAGATTGGGAAGACCGAGGCTGAACTAAGCAAACTGGAGAAGCCGAAGTTACCGACTCAAGTCATGGCCCGGTTTGCAGCTCTGTCTCACGGCTCAATGGTCAAGATAATCGGAGAAGGGGAGGGACTGCTCAAAATGGTGAAAAAACTACCGGAGGCAGTGAATAAGCGCGTCATTGAAAAGATACATGACCCGACACCTATCGAGCAggcaaagaaggaagatgtGGAAATGGCCGACGCGGTTGGCAGCACGGACAAAGTTGATTCCGAACCACCAAAGGAACTGCATCAGGAGGTACAGGCCGAGCTGGATCCTGGGCCTGAGTATTCTATTCAAGTCAAGGGTTCTGAGGAGCCTGTTGAAGCTGCCCCCACTCCAGAATCCTCGGCACAAGTTGGTCAGGAGACTACCGAAAGACCCGTCGAACATGCTGCGAAGGCAGCTAGCGAGAAGATTGATGACAGTTCCCACGAAGAGGCTGCTCCGAATCTTGACGAGACGCCCGATCAAAGCCATGTCGAGAAGTCTGACGAACAACGTATCGAGAACCCTGTCGAGAAACCCGTCGAAGAGTCTATCGGAAAGCCTGCTGAAGAAACGGAAGAGAATCATGCAGAGAAACCTGTACAAAAGGCTGAGAACGAGGATACCGAGATGTTCGTTGCACCCGAACTTGAACCAAAGTCAGGAGATATGGATATCGACGAGCCTCCTATTGAGGCTGATCGAGTCGCACATGAAAGTCCACCATCTCCTTccaacaagaaggccatgGATGTGCCTTCCATAGCAAGTGAGACTGCGCCTACAGAGTCATTTGAGCCTCAGAAGACGGAACGAACACCTCTGGGGGCGTGCGAGGATTCTCACAAGGAGAAGTCTGACAAGGACAAGCCAGTTGACATAACTGCAAAGGCGAATGGTGTACAGCCGACACAAACCTTGGTGGAAAAGCCAACCGAAGCCCTCCCTGAGCCTACTCCAGGAAAACCAGATGATGCTGTTTCGGAGAAACCTGCAGAACTTTTTACTGAACCTCGCCCCGAGAATCTAACAGAGAACGCTGAAGCTCTTGGACATAGACAGGTCGCAATTGAAGGTGCTCCTGTTTCTGTGGTGTGCCCGAATGTAGTTTTGCAAACGACGGAAACAGCATCGAAACCGCCTAGTACGCCGTCACAggtcgacgacgacgagacTGAATCTGAAGACGATTCTTTTATGAACCTTGATACCGTTCGACAGTATATGACCACGCCTCCAATCGATAGTCTACCTGACTACAGCTGCATGCCTTGGGACAAAGATAGTGCTTTCTTAAAGACCCTCGACTCCAGCATTACATTGGACGACTTTGTGGTCGAACACCTCGACAAGATGCATCTGGAAAAGTCGGCTGAACAGGACCACGACAGGAAGATCTATAAGGACAACTATGAACGGTACCTAGATTTTACAATGTCGAATGATCCAGCGGCTGTCAAAAGTCGTGGAAAGTTTTCAGTGTCGACAGGCATTGAAATTACAGGCACCGTAACGCCTGAGCCAAAACATGAAGGAAGTGGTCGTGGACGTCGTTTCGCAACCGAAAGAGACTTGGAACGAGTTTTGCAAGCATCAATGCGCGAGGACGAGGAGAGGAAAGAGCGCGAACTTAGAATGCAGCAGGAGAAGTATCGCACTGATAAGGAAGCCATCATTCCGAACATGATTTGGAaccaggaagagaaggataatACCAAATACCTCGACAAGAGCGGATTCACGCCTGTTGACCGGTTGGTATCAGCATGGCGGGTTTTGCCTCCAGTTAATAACTTCACTGAGGAAGAAGCCGGCTTGTTTGAGAAGAGATACTTGGAAGCACCTAAGCAATGGGGTCGGGTTGCCGAAGCGATTCCGCATCGTGATTTCGGTTCTTGCATTCAGTATTACTACATGAACAAGAAGGACCTTAATCTGAAGGAGAAACTCAAGAAGCAGCCTAAGAGGCGCAGAAAGGGCAAAGCGAAGCAACGATCTAGTGCATTGGTGTCGGAGCTAGGCAACGGAGACGGAGAAACGGAAGAGAACCACGACACGGGAGAAAATGGCGAGAGGCGACGACCACGACGAGCGGCTGCGCCTACATGGGGCTTCGAACAGCCGCCAGTTGACACAGAGAACTCGACACCTAATGCGACACCTGGTAGACGTGGCGGGTCCGCGAAGGTCGACCATCCCGAGAAAGTGGATGGAAGAAAGAGGCGAAGAGGCCCGAAGGAAAAGGAGCCCAAGGCAGCCAAGGCGAACCAGACGTTGGCCGCAGCCCCTGGGCCTGGCAAGGGACGATCGAGGTCAAACTCCAGAGCGCTCAATACCGACGGTCCTTCAACTCCACTTCCAGCCGCCGAGTCCCATCGTCTCCCAGGTCAGTTCGAGCAGCACCCTGCTGGTATGCAGCTCCCCTTCTCCgtacagcagcagcagcagcagcaaccacAACAACAGCCTATCCAAACCCTCGAACGACAGCAGTCAGTTGCTCCATCCTCCATCTCTGAAGTCATGGCAGCGCCTTCACTTCGGCCTGACCCACCGCCTCAGCCTGCAATGGCTACATTCAACCTAGCCCACCCGCCATCAGAGCGCAAAGCGCCTACTCAGGCATCTAGCTACTGGAGCGTGTCTGAATCTAATGACTTCCCGCACCTCCTGCGCTCGTTCGGCTCGGATTGGACAGGGATCGCAGCCCATATGGGCTCCAAAACCGCAGTTATGGTAAGTTCTGACTGTCTCTCGTAGGTACACTACTAATGCGCTCGATAGGTGAAAAATTACTTCGTCCGTCAAAAGGATCAGGGCAAGGCCGAGTGGGAGGTGCTTGTCCAGGATGCTGACAGGAAGAGAGCTATAGGCGACAAGTTGCCCGATCCTCCACAGCCATCAACAGGAGGGCGAGGTAGGAGATATGACAGTTCAGCTGCAGCTTCCCGGCCGTTGGCTGTTGCCCCGGGTATCGATCTGCACGGAGAGACGTCGCAACCCAAGATGGAGCCATCAGTTCAACCCCCTCGTGGTCAACCTTTTGGCATGTATGGTAGCCCCATCGCCCAAGCACCTGTTACGCAGCAACCGCTTGTCCAACCCCAACAGCAACCCATGCCTATTGGACAGCATTCAACAACCCAGCCAGTAACTCAGACTATGTCACCAGGACAAAGGCCTTTAAGAGCACCTGTACGGCAATTCGGATTTCCCGACGGCGAGCGCGAGCGAGAGCGTGGCCGCGAGCAAAGTGTCCGGGTACCTCTTCCACAGAAGGCTTCCTCTAGACCTCCTGGTTCGGAACCACGGGAGCAGCGGCCTCTGGCTGCCGCGCAGCCTCTCCAGCCAGCCCGGAGCGAAGCTATGATTGAGCACAATGCTCAAATGGAACGTCAAAAGATGGACATACAGCGGCTCGAACAGGAGCAGCTCGAACTGGCTCGACAGTCAGAAAGACGGGTCAAGCAGGAGCCTGAAGTGACCCCACAGCCGCATCGCTACGAACCGTTtggccatcgtcaacaaGGAAGTCTTGGGGGCCAGCCGCTGGCAAGGCCACCGCAAGAGCCTGGACGCCCTCCATCTTATGCTCCTCCTATGCAGCAACAAGCCCCTGTGCAGCCGGTACGAAACCTGATGGGCGAGCAAACCCCTGTTCGATCACCTCAGATGAACACTCCATCCAGCCGCCCCATGTCTGCTCTCCAGCATAGACCGTCATCTGGTTCGATGCACGAACAATATGGCTCGGCAACACCCCAAGCTGGCACTCCAGTTCAACCACCGGCAGCGGCGCCACGTCCAGCAGAGCCTCGTAAGGGAGgtctcaacatcatgtcCCTGCTTAATGACGATCCTCCTCCACAACCCAAGCGTGTCAGTGATGTGACTAGCACTCCTACCAGACCATCACCTACTCCTCCGCCCCAGGCCATGGGCCGTACGCTCCCAGGGCCAGCACCGCCTTCTCAGATGCGACGGGGCGAGGCAGAGTCATACTCTCCTTACGGTCGAGGAACCCCAGTAATGCCATCCCTCAAGCCAACATATGCGGATTcccctcagcctcagcacATCGGCAGTTCGAGGGCATCCATCGGGGTCTCCCtagaagcagcagcagaaagGGACTACTACAGGCAGAATCCTTACCAACCCAGTAGCCACAGCCGAACGAACTCACCACAAAGTGGCCATCGATATGCTCCTCCTGGACCTCCTGGACCCCCCGGGCCTCCTCAGTACCAGAACCAGGGATATCCGACTTCATATGCTGCAGCAGGTCAACCAGCCCATGCCGGATCGCCAGGAGGGCAATACGCGCTTCATCCATCGGCCTCTCGGGCACGAGAAGTACCCCAGGGTGGCCGCGAGGCTTCATGGCCGCCGcctcaacaacctccttCCAGCATGCAGCAGCCGCCTGGATGGGCATCTCAACAGCCACCAAATGCTCAACCCCCAccgcagcagcaacagcaacaacccTGGCCTACGCAACATCCCTCGTCCAAGCCTCAAACCCCAGCGCCATCTTGGGCACCATCACAACCACCTTCACAGCCTCCGCCTCAGCAAGCTCACCATATGTCCATGAGAGACGATGGCCGTAATTCTTACTTTGCCAGTGGACCTGGCATGCCGCCGCAGCAGCATCAGATGCAAGGACGCTACCCACCAACAGTGTCGCGTGGCCCAGAGTCAGTGCCACCTCCGCAACCATACTCACGTTATGCTTCTACTCCTGGCCCTGGCCCGCCTCGAGAGATCCCCGGCCGCAGCTACACGCCCATCAGTAGCTACGACTCACGCGGGCCACCCCAGCCTCCGCCAGGAGCACCTGTTTATCCCGGCCATGATCCGAGAGATCCACGAGGAGATCCTCGAGGTGACCCAAGGGGGGATCCAAGAGACCCAAGGGACATGATGAGGGGAGGACTGAGACCACATGAGTACGAAAGGCATCCAGATCACTATAGGAGGTAGATCGATATGCGGATGACTTATATTCATACATTGGAAGTCAGACAGGCTTCGTATTCTATCTAGGAGTACTATCATGAGTTTGGCGCAACTGAGGCGATAGGCTATGCAGCATGAGCGGTCTGAGTGTTATGTAAATTATATACCTACACTGTACCTGATTTCATTGATTGGACAAGCGAAGTTGACAATGCAAGCAAACCTGGTATCGTCCCTCCTACTGATTCGTCGCTTTGATGTTTTGTTGAAGTGTGTTGTGAGAGgctcaagagcttcatgaGTCGAGCCCCACCAATTAGAATAAATACCCACTGCAAAGTAAAGTAAACAACCCCGCCAAAACTTCCTCACGCTGGCGCAACGCGTTGAAACCAACGACAGCCTTCCACAGCCTTCAAAGGACACACAGAAATACATTCGTTATGGCCTCCCACTCAAGGTCAGCATCCGCGATGGGCGGTCACGAGAAGACGTACTTCGAGCAGCAGCGTGAGGCTCTGATTGGCGAGATCGCAATGGCACGTTACGTCTCCCGTAGTCAATAGCGTTCATGCTAACATTATACTGTCCAGAGCTTTGAGCACGTCTTGGCCAATATCAACAAGTTGAACCGATCTCTCGAGGCAGTCACTGCTGTATGAACAACAGTCTTTTTCAAGAGGTCCAAGCTAATAGAAATGGATGCACAGGTCGGCAACGAATTCTCCTCGGTCGAGGCACTATGGTCGCAGTTCGAGAACGTCATGGACAAAGATGGCAAGGCTGAAGGCGAGACGGAACAGGCTGATCAGACGGAgcatcatgaagaagaaggcgataCTACAGTGAAGCACGAGGGGGCGTGATGGGAGCTTTGGAACGCTGTTTATGATACCCTGCGGATAACGAATTAATGACCGAGTAATACAAGATCTCAAGGCAAATAATCACAAAGGATCGTTGGTGATGATATAACTAAGCATAGTTATTTCACATCAAGAGACTTTAGCACGCGTCACTTCACCAGGAGCAATATTTACAACGAATCAGTCTTGACTGTCTGATTCTAACCTGTCTGGTTCTGGTATCTACTCTTCACCAAGACATCCTCTCAAATCCAGAGTCTAGCAATCTGTACCAGAGCCGGTTTAACAATCTTGATCTAATTTCTTCAGCTCAGGGCAGCAACCATTGACCAACAGTTAGACACttccaaaaaaaaaaaaaaaaaaaaaacaccaacaaatCAAACAAGCaatcctcatcttcgtccttcCATCGGTGCTCGGTATCCTGTAGGACTCTTCTGGGGTTTTGGGACGCTTAATGccctctcatctcaacatcgTGGCTGGTAGGAACAAAAGTTCATATGATAGTAATTGGTAGGTGTTGTCTCAACTCTTTGCAAGTGGATGGGGCGTTTGGTCCATATCGTCGTAGGTCAGTCTCGTAGACAAACATCGCAAAGGGAAAAGCAAGTATAAAAGCAAACCAAAGGCAAAGCCAATAGCGCGCGCGCTCATCGCTGCGTCAAGTCGTGTTTGGGCGTATGCCCATCGTGGGTATCATGGTATGTATCATCATAATAGTCTTGCACTTCATGGCAAAAGCAATAGGTAAAAAGGGAGATAGCTAGGTATCTGTGGGCGCTAAATAGCTGCACCAAGTTGTTTATGTAGGGTTGTTAAATCTTGGTTTCCAATGTAGAGCCAGCTGTCGAGATATCGTGTGACTTCTGGAGATGTTGTGGTAAGTAAGCAAGTAGTTTAAAGAGAGCCTCAAATAAACAGGGGATCTTCCTGTCAGATGGGCTCTCTGCAGTAGatgtctttctttctttctttctttctttctttctttctttctttctttctttctttctttctttctttctttctttctttttttcacCTTTTCTCTGCTTTGTCGTCTCCCATTTCTGTTGGTAGGAGATCAAAAGAACTCGTTGGCTGGATCAACGGTCTTATCGACATGGTTACCAGCGATTTCATGATAATCGCGACCATAGTGAGCAGCCACCACGGATTCGGGGCTCTCAGGATCCGCAGACTCACACCCCTCATACTTGCGGTACGTGATTTCCTCTTCCTGCTGCGTTTTTCGGATGAGATCGACGGCGTGTTGCAGGTTGTCAATGGGCTCATGGCCACAATCTTCGGCATAACGGAGAATTTGCCCCCTCAACCTCTCGTACTCTTCATCCAAGTACTCGCACATTTGAAAGGCGGCGGTCGCCTCGCGATTGATTTTGACCGCAAGGCGCCGGCCCTTGACGATGTGTCTTTCCACAGATCGGTAGATCTTGAGGCGTCGGCGACGAGCTGcctcctcgctctcttcctcttgttgcttcagcttctgctgctggttgTGCTTGTGTATGCAGGCTACTGCATCTGCTCGATCCCACTCGTCGAGGATGATTTCGTATCGGGACATAGCCGGTTGCATCTGAGAGGTGTATTTGTTCTTTGCCAGGGAATCTATGTGAATACATTCCTGGATACGGTCGCATTCGGTGAGAACCCTTCGTGGCTTACAGCCCTGAATGACGGGCGCTTCTGGGTGCGCGAGGGCGGCTTTGACTTCAGCCTGGAGTTTCATATTAGCATCAAAGACTAAAAGACAGAAAGGGAAATATACTTACACGACTTGGCTTGTAATTCATGGCAGACAATGCTCCATCACTCCCGGCAGTTGAAGGAGCTGGTTGGTACAGCTGTTCTGCTTTGTCGTTACGAATCATCCCGCCGTTCGAGGTCAACTCGGCAACTTCATCTCGCCAAGTGACTACAGCTCTAGGATCGCGAGCAGCTATGCGATTTAGTAAGTCTATGAGAGAGAGCAGCATGTGTCAACTTACCAATCAATTGCTCAAGGCTTTCGTTCCGGACGTTCTGAAGGGTTGTGAAAAATCCGCCAAGCCTCTCTATCTCGAGCTCCTTCATCAAAGCCTCCGTGGCTGGTTGTCCCGGAGTAAAGTCCTCTGGgagttcctcctcctcaaatCCCTGTAATTCGGATACCATGTCATCAGTGGCGGCGTAGTACTATTCGCCGTCCACTGATTCTTGGTAATACAATCCCTCAGGGACGAATCTGTCCGAGCTTCTGGCTCTTGTCAGGATCAACTCAGTTTGGTCACTGGCATCGTCAGTCTGCTCAACCTTTGGTTCTGGGGTCTTCTGCCCCTCGCACCTAAGGTTAGTGTTCTGATGCTCGATACTCGGGATAACTTGAGAGTTGTTCGTGGCGGCGACCAAAGATTCATTGAAGGCGACTTTATGGGGCGGGAGCTCAAAGtcctccttcatctctcGCAGCAATCGCTGTTCGTCCAACTCTTTCGGTTCGTCTGCGGCGATCGATTTCGTTTCATCGACGTTTGGTCCAAGCAGCCCTACGCTACGAATTCGATCAACAACTGCAAGAGAACTTCGGTGGCGGGCATATGCCTACAGCTGACAGTCAGACGTCTGATCTCGGTGATGTCCTAGCCAATACCACAGCAAACTTACCTCTTCAACAGTCTCGACCTCTGCAGGGTCTCCTCCGTGCTGCCAGGTCCGTGGTGGGTGAACGTCTAGGAGCTGTTAGTTTGTACGAGAAAAAGACTTGTGGAAACTTACCGTTGGTTGTATCACGCTCGACTGGTTCTTTGCCTGATCGGCCAACTTCTTGCGCAACTTGATTCTGGTTGGCGTCACCACGAGTATCTTGGTTCATGGTTCGGTCAGATCGAGTCTTGATTTCAACAAGCTGCGCCTGTTTGTTCTCCATGTGAACTGCCTTAGCAACCAGAGCGTCTTTGCTAGTGGGTTCATTGCGCACTTGTTGGTTGTGGCCTTGGTCGTGAGAATATAAGGCCGGAGCCATTGCAGGCCGAGGGAGGAGATTTTGGTCCATCGAAACATCAAACTTTGACGGATATGACTGGAGGCTTGGAGTCTTTGGGGAAACAGGGGTCTTGTGAACCATTTCCTGCGTGGCAGTGTTGAGGTCGCCAGAGAACTCTCGAATAAGCTGGCCCATTTCGTTTTGCCCAACTGGAAGCTTCCAATCAAGGCCCTTGAATGTTCTATCCTGCCTGTAAAACTGTTGTTAGTGTTCTCGACCGCGCTGAATACATCTGCAAAGAATACTTACTCGACAATTTGATTGGCAAGTTGCGCATCACTCTGGCTGAGATCTTGCGAGGAGGATTGGGAATGGCTCTTGGTAGAAGACTCCGACTTGGTCTTTCCAATCAGCAATGTTCTCAATCGAGGAGATAGTCGGCCCTTGCGTTTCAACTTTCTGGTCCCATCACTCTtggcttttgcttcttcatcagacCCGTCGCTGCCCATGAACATACTCAAGACAGATCTCAATGAAAATTTTGACGACGATTTACTCGTGAGATCTTTGTTGTTTATCTGTTCTTGCCCAGGGTTCTCGTCCTGTAGAACATTCTCCTCCTGTCGAGCAGTCTCCTCCTGTCGAGCATTCTCTTCCGGTCGAGCATTCTCTTCCGGTCGAACATCCTTTTCCTATTTAGTAATGTATGTCCGTAGATCAATGCGCTCTCGCTCAGCCTTCTCTCTCTGTAGAGTAATATCTTTCTGTAGAGTAACAAAGTATTCTCTTTGAGATGTAAGAAGCTCGTAACGTGTCATTGAGGCTACACAGCCATCTGATGTGTTGTCgctttcttcttgagaaggatatTCGTCTTCAGTGTTGTTTGAGTTTCCACTGCTGAGATGCGTTGATGGGTTGGATGTACAGTTTCGCCCGCCGATCGCGGTGCTTTCATCGTTGGTAGCGGCATCGCGGGCGTTTCCTTCAGAGACGCCCTGAAGGTTAGCTTGCTGGATTATAGTTGTGCATGTTGTCAAAACAGACACGTCGTCGCCGTCCGTCTGACGACTAGTAGAGCACTGATGGTTCTCGCCAACAGGCTTTCGTGATGAAGTGTTGGCAGATACGAGGTCGGCTTGTGTCTCCCTACTTTCACCGACTTCGGTGATAGGATCAAGCTGATGTGGGACGTGAATGTCACCCGGAGCGGACTTTGCTCGCTTATGAAGCTTGTTTCCTGACTTTGTATCGAATATTTTTGCCCAGGATagtttcttgttctttcGTTCTGGGCCGGTGTCGTTCGCGTTGCGTCGTTCTAGAAGGGCAAAGGTTAGTTGAGCAAATAGGTAAACAAAGTACTCAGTTCCATACCATCGGCGCCCGCCTCggactttttcttttcattCGCAGAGAATACATCTTGAAATGCCAGTTAGTACATGATCTAGTATATTCCTGATATGCTTTGACGGGGTGGGTATGAAGCTCACTTTTCAGCTCAGCTTTACTCTTCTTGACAAAGTCACGGAATTTGACTTCTTGCGGCGAAGAAGGTCCTACCATAATATCAGTATGATGCTCTCGACGTGATAGAAGACAACATATTGGTATCGACTTACTGGTAGAAGTACGGGCGTAGATGCCGTCGTCATATCGGTGCCTAGCTAGGAAGCTCGCGATCCATTTGCTGCTCCCAAGAGCAGCAGGGTAGGATGCAGAGCCCTGCATCGTGAAAGATGTTTGGGAGAAATGCAGtgggtgaagatgatgacaaCAAGGTAGGTTGAAGAGACTTGGTTACTGTAGTGAGATGAAGTGTTGATGTTAGGGTGTTGAGATGATGTTATAGTATTGAGTGAgggtgaagaagttgagtgtgatgaagagaagagaagaaaacaGACGGAGGGAACAGAAGATATATATGATGGAGCGGGAAGCGCTTGTTTAGAAACAATGAGCATGAATCATTCTAGCTGCTACTGCTGTCCCTGGCAGCTGGCAGCAACTGGCAAGCAAAGTGGGAATAGGGTCATGGGCGGTTCGCACTGGCGGGTGGCAGCTTCAGTGCCACTGCCAGGGGCAACAGGGCCGATCTTCCTACAGAATCTCCTGTATTCACACAGTACATGCAGCTCCATAGTCCTATATGAAAACAATAGATATTATACAAGCACTAGAAATTTTCAGTTGATCATGCGATAATGCCCATCTACAATGAACAGTGTTGCTTGGGACACTGCAGCTGGCAGTAACTTTGTTTGATCAAATTCCTGAGACTTCAGAGTCTATCCAGAGATCAAAGTATGGCTACTCTTTATCAGAGTGTCTAAATCCTATTTCTCAGTTATTACTAGAAATCTATAATACAACGAGGGCTGGCTCGTTACCGTTGACTCCGTTTTCCCGATCTCGCCTCCATACTAAACACCAACTGAGTGTGATATGCCTCTAGCTTACTTACAATGAACCACATCCGAACATTATCTGTTATACTAATGCTACGTAAAAACTCGGCCGTCATTTACTTCTTCCCCTTAGCCTTGGCACTGgtagccttggccttgggtCGCCCTCGCTTAGGTttgtcctcgtcttcttcttcgtcgtcggCAGCAGCCTTGGTCGCCTTCTTGGtgaccttcttggctttCGGTTTTTTGATATACTTGTCCTTCTTAAAATCGAttt of Fusarium oxysporum Fo47 chromosome I, complete sequence contains these proteins:
- a CDS encoding DASH complex subunit Dad1-domain-containing protein, with product MASHSRSASAMGGHEKTYFEQQREALIGEIAMSFEHVLANINKLNRSLEAVTAVGNEFSSVEALWSQFENVMDKDGKAEGETEQADQTEHHEEEGDTTVKHEGA